GGTGCAAATGCTAAATTCTTCATTTGTATCGTTTTCCCGTTACAGCCACCTAATGACTGCATGATGATTTTATTCACGCATAGATTCAACTTTGCTTCTTTTGTTAAGATTCAAATGCTTAGTTCATTTAGTCTACTCTTTTTCCTCCTTCCcctttgttttttgtttgtttgtttgtcttCAGCAGCATCCTTAACCAAATGATGTTGTGTTCAATTTTTTGTTAGTTACATTTGGTTATTGCAATGAACTCTTCGGTCATGGATTAGAGAGTTGTTGTAAGATCACCTAAACTATCTTTTACTGCTTGTTCTTTTATCATACACTGTGAAGATATGCACTTATTAACATAAATTATTATTGTCTTATTTATTGGTTTTTAGAAGTTGGATACATCACATTCTATCTTGTGCTTACATCACACATCTCGATTGCAGATGTCCATCTGAAGGCCATTACTGTCTATCCGATAAAGTCATGTGCAGGATTTAGTGTTGATAGCTGGCCTCTAAGCAGTACAGGTATCCTTACTAGTCGTTGTGCATTGGCAGTCAATCATTTTATGTTAGACCTCACATGTTCTATTAGTTGACATAGTTTAAATTTTATACAAGAAAAACTGCACTGCTATGAGAATTCCTTGGAAGGACAAAATCAGCATGTATTTAGTCCTCTGAATCAAATTTCACGTGCCAAGTCAACTTTTAATTCCTCTATCATGCTGCAGTTACAGACTTCGTTTTGGAGTCCAGAGTCCTGACCAAACGTTTAGGAGGACAGCATGTAGGTCTCAGATGTCCTTAGTGGAACTAACCAATTTCAACAACTCTCAAAAAGTCAGTGGATCCTCATCCTCTCTATTTAATGTGagtgggaaaattagtagttaGTGCGACTACATGAGCTGGTGAAATTAGAAAGTCCTGTACATAGTGAGATTATCCCTGCAGCTGACCCAATTGAAGAAGTACTTTCTTTATTATCTCCAGATCCTGACCAAGAACCCGCTAAGTGATCAGCTGACATAGTTTCACATTTAGAACAAGTGAGTAGTTTTAGCCAGAGTTTTGGAGACATGGGTGAGTGCTTTGGGGGATTCGGCCAAAATTTAGGAGCTTACTGAATATTATTCTACAAAAATATGCTTGCTTAGATATCTTCATGACCTGGATATTTGTTCATTTGTGACACTGATATGATAAATAGTTCTTGGTGTGAATAAAATTCTGTAATACTAATGCCTACATATGCTTAATCTAATCTCTGAGCAGGACTGCAACATGATCGAGAATGGCTTCTTAGAAGTGCCAGTGGTGAAATTCTTACCCAAAAAAAGGTAAGTAAATGGTTGTATGTGagttcttgtttttgattgaccaAGTCATTTTCCTAAATGTTCAATTATTCGGTTTTGACATACTTTAAAGCAATGTAACTGTAGCATAAGATTAATTGGTAATTCTTTTTCATGGATTAGTATTTGATCGTGGATTGATGTTGTAACTTCCTCGAAAAATTAAAACTATTCAAGCAAGTTGAATGGGGGCTAGGATTAGGACAACTTTCTGAATAATCTACTCAAAAAATTTTTGTTTATGTATAGTTGGTACATTTAATGTGGTGAATTACCTTTGAATTTTAGTAATTTTGTTTAGATCATCTCTCTAATTCTACACTTGCTAACTTTTATGGGTGCAAGAATAGTTTTCTTTTTTAGAATAACTGTACCATTGCTAGATGGTGCCTAAAAGATAACTATGGGCTTGTTCCATTGAATTTTTCTTCTCGTTGATAAGTAAATGAACAATTGTTGCCTGATTGGATTGCCATAGTAGGGAGACTTAGCTCAGTCATCCAACAACGTATGATTGCACATGAGTCTTACAAGTTAATTTATGTCTTAAAATCCGAAACTTAGGCTAGAGGGCCATAATAATATTATCCAAAGTTTTCAGAAAACATTCTTTCTTTAAGGAAAATAACAGGACTATCTAGTTTACAAAACACATTTCAGATTGCATACCCATATTCATGAAGGATATGATATGCACATTTTGGTGTGCATACCAAATTAAAGGTCTGCACACTGAAATGGCATATCAAAATTTGTTATGTGGTCTTTTTACTGAAAACTGCATGACTCCAAGATTTGGTCCTTCAGCCTAATTACTTACTTTTAACTGGACTGTTTTCGTTGGATGAAATTTTCCTAATGTTTGACAGGTTCCAGAAATGTGTCTTATTAGTACATTCATTGATCTTGCTCAAGGAATTTTATACATGGAGTCACCGCGGTGTAACATCAAACTGCAGATCAATCTTGACCCTGCTTTGTCTGATGGAGTGAAAGGAGAAATGGATTTACAGTCTCAGAGGTTTGCAACTGCGTACTCCCCTTTAACTTAAACATCATTATTGTTTCCATGTTTGAGGTTTGATCTTAGATAATCCAAATGCTTTGTTGATATGCAAAGAAGTGTACGAGCACCTCTAAAATTACTAGGAGATGGGGTGACAGCTCACCAAGTTGTTTCAAACCCCTTTCGGTTAGAATGGCTCAAACCATCCTCTTAGACTTCAGGAAGTTTGAACCTATTTTAACAAATTGACAAGCTTATACAGCTGTTGAGATATGGCGTCTAAACCATTATGTCTGCATTCTCTAGATGTAAAAAATATATTTCCTGTGATTAACTGTCAATGGAAATCATCGTGTAGGATGCTAGATGTTTGAAGTAGTATGATATGAGCATCGAGAAGTGGActtcaattttgtttcttttggaGACAGAAGCAGATAATTATGAGCCAAACACAAAACTTGCACGCTTAACTTGTTGATATCCGAACTTACCTTATGTTCTATTCTAGAGGAACATTGTTAATTAGGAACACTCACATCCTTGAGATAAGTTGCTTAAGGATCACATCCAAGAAGATGCTCACAATAACATAATCTGAATCCTGCAAGTAAAACTGAAACTTAAGGAAACAGGGTAGTAAATTAAACGTGTTATAACTAGATGGCAAATCAACTAAATGGTCCCGAGACTTCTCGTCCCATTCTATTCTAGATTTATTGACAGAATGTCCCACACCGATGAAGGTGTTGAAGCTACACTTCTTGCTAGATGAAAGTGCCGCAATTTTTTACAAGCTCTGAGGTTATTTCTAATGTAGCAAAGTTTGTTTGAGTAAGTTTCAGTGCTATAGTTTCACAAGATCTTTATATACCAAAAATGTTGAGAACTTTAAGCCTATGTTAATGAGAAACCCGAGCTTTTGGCTATTGGTGACCGGTAAAATGTTCTTGTCTGCCATACAAGTTGCTTTGCATAGTTCAGTTACTTCAGCTTATTGCATTTAAACTAAAATAAATACATAGTAATTAACTTAAATGTTGAAGCTGCCAATTAGTTAAGATAAACGAACTCTAATAAGCTACTTTCATCCATAACTAAGACTTAAATGTTGAAGCTTCatgaattattattttgattatttcagtatattgttgattttgattctaCATTAGATATGAAGTGCAGTGTTATGGCAAAGAAGTAGACCTTTGGTTTACAAAAGCCATTGCTCGGCCCTGTACTTTACTGAGATGCTTCCCTTTGGAAAATCCCTGTTTCATGGACGAGAGCCAAAGTTTAGGCATCTGCAGAGATGTCAAATGTAAATTGAACTTCGTCAATGAAGCACAATTCTTACTTGTATCGGAGGACAGTGTCTCTGAATTGAATAACAGGTTAATGTCAAGTACGTGAACCCTATGGTGGTACCttccctctcttttttttttttttttttttttgttccgtaTTGGTGTACTTTTTtaaagtaaaaataaaacaacAGTTGTCAAAAAGTATTGCCTAAACTATATCATTGTTGCATCTCTGTTCAAATAAACTGATAAGGACTCAACATGCTCTTAAGAATTTCCTCGGTGGACACCGCTAAAATATTTAATCTTCAGTATATCTTCCTTGCAGATGCTAACTAAGgtctaaaaaataaaatgtaCATTTACTTGATTTtaccaattttttgtttttggatccTGTTAAACCCACTTAATATAAATACAGTTGttaattgaatatatatatatccaaaCTTTGTTTTGCCTGCGCCAGATATACAGAAGGGAAATTGTGAACAGCCGGTTAATGTTGATCCAATGAGATTTCGTCCCAACCTTGTGATATCTGGTGCAGAACCATTTGCAGAGGACAACTGGAGAAGTCTTATTATTGGGAAGGCATACTTTACAGTAAGTTTTTTAAACAGTAGCAAACCTATTTGGCTTCTTTTCTGGCAGATGCAACCTTACTTAAGCTGTTTGCTTTGTTCTTCTTCAGTCACTAGGTGGTTGCAATCGTTGCCAGATGATCAATCTTGATCCAGTCACTGGACATGTGAAGAGATCGAAAGAACCTTTAGCAACTTTAGCTTCATTTAGGCGGTTAAAGGTCAGTCGAACAGCTCTTTCTCTTAATTTGGGATATGAAGAGAATCAAGTTTTGTGgttttttatgtttgtttgtttgtttataaTTGCATGAAGACCCTATTAGACTTATGGAACGTTCAGTCAGAGTCAATTACATACAATGATCCAATTTTTTTAGGAAACTGCTTCCAAAATCTTAATTGACTTGGATGTCCATGTACCATTCTTCTGTGGGAGATTGTGTGGTGGCAAACCATCTGCATGAAAGACTGGAAGTAGTGAACCAGGTCAAACTCACCCAGTCTAATATGGTTAAAGGACTCCATTCAAAAAAAGGTTATACTGATAGATGGAATCCTGCACATGGATCCAAGATACTTTTGATGAAGTCATATTGAGAAAATGTGCTGCTGTGAATGGGCATGACCCGAAGATGCAAAATTTTATCCATTTTAGAGCCTGCTAAGTGGTCTTTGTAGTCTTCATATAATGAGATATTCAGCTGATACCAAATTAGCAAAGTAAGATGTGATTCTATGAATTAACACTGCATGTGACAACTGGGACATATAATAATTTATGTTGATTTCCACTGCATGCTTTGCTTGTCGGCTCAACATGAACTGGTGATTATGGGTGATAGCTTTCTAAGGCTAAAAACTATTGTGCAATACTAACTGTTAGTTTCTGGAAACAGGGAAAGATTTTCTTTGGAATCTTGTTAAGGTATGAAAACGGGGAGGCAGTGGTAGGACTGAAAGATAACGAAGATGTGACACCACAGATTCAAGTCGGACAAAGGGTATATCCTGAATCTAGGGTGGAATGATTAACAGTGAGGTTAAACCAGGCCGACAGAAACCTGAAGGATTTTTTGACCATCAGTCCTTCAACCTGCTGCTTCTTTGTTCGGCGGGAGAGAACGGAACTTGGATATATCATGCTGATGAAGTATTTCATGAACTGTGTACTATTACCAGTTTGTGCTAATAATGATATGGGGATGTAATTATGTATGCTGGTATAGAAGGTTATAtttatcttttcctttttttttctcgtcATAAATGCATTTAGAATGTGCAAGTTGTATATTTGATTGGAACATATTTGCATTTAGCTCGAATGCTTTAATTCAGCTAGCTTCTGCTGAACTTCACTACGACCAGCGTTCAAGTCATTGAAATCTTTCGTACCGTTGGTGTTCAAGTCTCGTGTCTAAGATATTAATATTACCAGGTTCTTGTAGTAATGTAAATCTAGGATTTATGTTGTTTGCACTGGAAAAAGCTGCTGGTTCCTATACCCGAGTGTCTCCACAGTCCACTCACCTCGGCATTAGGTCTCAGTAGTCTAGGGCCGAGAATTTCAGGACAGCCCCTACAAAACTGGCGATGAAGATTTTTTAAAATCTTTTTataccaaacaagtttagaatcttTCTATACCAACAAGATACCTTCACGACTGCATCTGCATCCTTCTTTATTCATTCTAGTTCGAGCCAAAATTTCCGACATATAAGTAACCACCTGTTAGGGCAATGACAGCTTATCACATGTTTATCAAATCCTAGAACTAACGCCAGATATTGCGAGTTCAAATAGTACAAATGGACACAGACGGTCAACCACTATCATTTAACCCATGAGACCGCAAAAGATACTCTCTTTGTTTGAGACCACCTTCAGTCTCACAATATCAACCGCAGAGAAGTGAGTAagtaaaaaattaaataaaaaaattaagtaagaacTACTAAGCAGAGTTAAAATATCTTCACTTGCTTTCTTCGCGGTCTTAGTTTGTAGAACAACTACCTGCACATGGATAGAGAGCTCCTAACCATTAGACAAAGTTGCATGAGAAACTATACGTAAATCAGGAGGTGAGAGTGCGAGAACCTTGTTGTAATCTAGCTCAAACTTCAAAAATTCATCATCACAGTTCTCCACCATACTGGCTAAACTCTTAAGGTTGCTGACGGGATTACCATTGAAAGCAAGAACCTATAAACAAGTTTGCATAAGATAAAATCTGAGCTGCAAGGAGTACTGATGTTATACAAAAAATTGCAGTCACTAGTGTCCTGACCTGAGTGTGGTTGATCCCCTCGTACCCAATATTAATGTCCGCCGCAAGCACCTATACATTTGCGAATGGGAAAAGAACAATTTATTGATTCAGTGTCCCTAAGTCTTAAAGTACAGCGCAAGGAAAAATAGTTGAAATTTAGATTGAAAAAAAGAGTAACAAACCTGGGAGATCACAACAAGCTGTTCGTCTTCTGATTGTGACATCCCATTTAAGCACTTGCCCAACAGTTTCATAACTACGTTAGGTTGGATATTTTTCTGTACAAaagaaaatgaagttaattaTTATCTCGTTCATAGAGGCATATCAATGAAACCATAAAGTCGAGTTACCACCTCGGAATGGAGAAATGGAAGGGATACAACtgtaaagacaaagccaacaacaaTGTAATATGAAGGAGCTTCATTACTAGAGGTTTCGAACCCAAGAGTTGGGAAACCTGGCGTGCAACAATTTGGTTAGACTTTAGGAGTAATTCATAGAAGTCCAAAGAAATGATCCGGACTAGAGGTTTTTAGTAAAATCTCCTGTGTATTCCTCTTTCTTCTCATAATCTTCGATGAAGTGCATAACAACGGCAGTTGGAATAACATAACCCATATTCTCTACATCCTCGCCTTTACTGGTCTGAAATGCGACTCCCACACACTTGCCCGTATCACTGAACGTAGGGCCTCCGGAGTTTCCTGAGTTTATAGCTGCATCAATCTGTAGAAGCAACCGGAATTAAGTAAGATTCCGCTGAATATAGGCTAGAAAACGATCCCAAGTCATTTGATTACCTGTAATCCCAGTAACTCAGTGGAACCTTGTTTATAGGGGAAGATCTCTATGCGCGAAACAACACCACTTGTGACAGAAATTGTATCT
This is a stretch of genomic DNA from Papaver somniferum cultivar HN1 chromosome 1, ASM357369v1, whole genome shotgun sequence. It encodes these proteins:
- the LOC113357115 gene encoding protease Do-like 9; protein product: MAEKVNVDTGRMLKSIEPITKNRKTCMLTENNGHVVSEATNSNPAAREDAVVKVFCAHSAPNYSLPWQRVQQHASTSSGFIISGRKVLTNVHSVEHYTQVKLKKRGSDVKYLAKVLAIGNECDIAMLTVEDDEFWEGVSPIEFGPLPALQDAVTVVGYPIGGDTISVTSGVVSRIEIFPYKQGSTELLGLQIDAAINSGNSGGPTFSDTGKCVGVAFQTSKGEDVENMGYVIPTAVVMHFIEDYEKKEEYTGDFTKNLYNEAPSYYIVVGFVFTVVSLPFLHSEVKNIQPNVVMKLLGKCLNGMSQSEDEQLVVISQVLAADINIGYEGINHTQVLAFNGNPVSNLKSLASMVENCDDEFLKFELDYNKVVVLQTKTAKKASEDILTLLSSSYLIFLFNFLLTHFSAVDIVRLKVVSNKESIFCGLMG